The Knoellia sp. S7-12 region TCCCCCGAGGAATACGCCGTTCTGCGCCAAGCCGGCACCGAACGCCCCTACGCGGGTGAGTACACCGACTCCAAGACGGAGGGTGTCTACTCGTGTCGCGCCTGTGGCGCCGAACTCTTCACGTCGGAGACGAAGTTCGACAGCCACTGCGGCTGGCCGTCCTTCTACAGCCCGCTGGCCGGGGACTCGGTCGAGTTCATCGAGGACGCCTCACTCCCGGGCCGCCCGCGCGTCGAGGTGCGCTGCGCCAACTGCGGCAGCCACATGGGCCACGTCTTCGAGGGCGAGGGTTATGACACCCCCACGGATCAGCGCTTCTGCATGAACAGCATCGCCATGACCCTGCGCCCCGCCACCGAAACCCCCGCCTGACCCGCCCCACCTCGCCAGCAACCCCTTTCCCGCCGCCCCCGGAAAAGGGGTCCGGGACAAGAGAACTGTTCCCTTGCTTGGGAACTGCTTCCCTTGCGCGGGACGCCGACCTAAGCGCTCTCGGCCAACATCGCTCGGCGGACCTTCGCCGACGCCTTGCCCGGCGTCTCGAGGTCGGCCCACGTGACTCGCACAAAGATCTTGCCCTCGGCGCGCATGTCGTCTTCCCGGCGCTTCTCCTTCCATAGAACCTGTGGATCCCCGTCGGCATACTTCACCTTGCCGTCGATCTCGATGAGCACGTTCGTCCCCTCGACACCGAAGTCGGCACGACCCATGAGCGACCCGTCGGCTCGCCGCACCTCTACCTGTGAAACAACGTGTATGCCGTGTGAGCCGAATTCGACGCGAGCTCGGCTCTCTGCCACGGACTCGCACTTTCCATCGACGTGGGTCAGCATCGCGCGCGGACGGTGCGACCCCGACCAAGCGGCAACCGCGTCGACCGCCGCCTTGAGCGCGTCGAGCGTGACCAACTTCCGGTGGAGAGCCGCGTCAGCCGACACGACTCCCTGGACGATGCCGTGGTCAATGCACAGCTGAACCAGCGCCTCGGCCAGCGGCACGCAGTGACCCCACGGGCCGTCCACCCGCTCGGTTCGCAAAGGCCGGACTCGGTACGGCTTCGCGCCTGCCTGCCGTTGGATGGGTCGCAGTATTTCCGGGCGGTTGAGTTGGCACCCCCAGACAGGCAATTCGTAGGCCAGCACCGCCGTCAAGCCAGTGAGTGCCGCGTCAGGGTAGAGCAGCCGCGCACCCTCGGCCATGTGGCTTTGCCACGGAACGGGATCGGTGTCGACAAGTGAGCGCACGGCATACAAGCCGCGTGAAGGGTGGAGCAGCACCCCCGCTCGGACCCACTCGCGCAACGCTTTGCGACCGATCCCAAGAGTGTGTGCCTGCTTCGTCGTGAACATGCCGTGCTGCGCGCTGGCGATCCGCGTGAGGTCGTCGAGTG contains the following coding sequences:
- the msrB gene encoding peptide-methionine (R)-S-oxide reductase MsrB; protein product: MEPTNRTYAVTKSDEEWRAELSPEEYAVLRQAGTERPYAGEYTDSKTEGVYSCRACGAELFTSETKFDSHCGWPSFYSPLAGDSVEFIEDASLPGRPRVEVRCANCGSHMGHVFEGEGYDTPTDQRFCMNSIAMTLRPATETPA
- a CDS encoding type IV toxin-antitoxin system AbiEi family antitoxin domain-containing protein; the protein is MTLDDLTRIASAQHGMFTTKQAHTLGIGRKALREWVRAGVLLHPSRGLYAVRSLVDTDPVPWQSHMAEGARLLYPDAALTGLTAVLAYELPVWGCQLNRPEILRPIQRQAGAKPYRVRPLRTERVDGPWGHCVPLAEALVQLCIDHGIVQGVVSADAALHRKLVTLDALKAAVDAVAAWSGSHRPRAMLTHVDGKCESVAESRARVEFGSHGIHVVSQVEVRRADGSLMGRADFGVEGTNVLIEIDGKVKYADGDPQVLWKEKRREDDMRAEGKIFVRVTWADLETPGKASAKVRRAMLAESA